A segment of the Streptomyces sp. NBC_01235 genome:
TCGGCTCGCCCGACTTCATGGCGCCGGAACGGGTCAGCGGCAAGGAGGGCGGTCCCGCCGCCGACCTCTGGTCACTGGCGATGCTGCTGTACGTCGCCGTGGAGGGTCACCATCCGCTGCGCAGGGCGAGCACGCTCGCCACACTGGCCGCCGTGCTCGGTGAGGACGTGCCCGCACCGCGCCGGGCCGGAGCGCTGACCGGCGTCCTCACGGCGCTGCTCGTCCGGGATCCGCAGGCCCGCCCCGACGCGGCGGAGGTCGACCGGATGCTCGCGGCCGTGACCGGGAACGCACCCGGCCCGTCCACGACGCAGGGCGCCGCGTTCGCGTCCGGTTCGGCCCAGCAGGCCCTGCCGACCTCCTATCCCCTTGCTCCGCCCGCCGCCGCCGTCACGCTCACCCCGTCGCAGGCCGGCACCCCGGTCCGCGGCCGGCGCGCCCGCGCCACGGCCGTCACGGGAGCCGTCGTGGCCACGGCGCTGACCGGTGTCCTGGTGTGGGCGCTGCTTCCGGACACGAAGAACGACAACACCAGCAGTGCGCCCACGCCGGGCCCGTCCGTGTCGCAGAGCGCCCGGCAGGCGTCCTCCGGCGGCTCGTCCGGCGCCCCCGCCGCGGCGACGGTCGACCTGCTCAGCGGGAACGGCGTCAAGACGGCGGTGGCGAAGCTGACCTCGGCCATGGGCGGGACGAAGGTCACCAGCCTCGTGGTGTACGGGGAGTACGCCATCGCCGACGCGCCCGTCGACGGCCACCCGAAGCTCTACGACCGGTACATCTACCGGGGTGGTGACGTGGCGGTGAAGGACGGCCCGGGCGGAACCGTGATGAGCGGCGCGGTCCCCGTCGACCTGAACACCTACGACTGGGACGCCGTGCCCGCGCTGCTCTCCAGGGCCGCCAAGTCCCTCGGCGTGCCCGAGCCCACCAGTCGCTATCTGACGATCAATCCCGCCTCCACCGTCTTCCACAGCGACCCGTCGATGAGCGTCTACCTCTCCGACGACTACGGCAGCGCCTACCTCCGGGCCGACGTGCACGCCCGGGTGATCGAGACCCACCCGCGCGACGACGGCTGACGAAGGCTGTCCGGCTGCCGGTCGACGGCGGGTGAAGACGCCGAGCCCGTTCTCGTCGAACGCCTCCACCGTCACCCGCGTCGCCTTGCCGTCCCGATCGCCCTGGAAGGTGACGCCGGACAGCCCGACGGCGTTCTCGCCGACGATCTGGAAGCTGAAGGTGTCTTCGTCGAAGTGGGCCAGCCGGAACGTCGTAGGCTTCGGGCCCAGCCGCATGGTCAGCTCGTCGCCGGACGCGGTGACGGTCAGCGGACCGTGGCAGCCGTTGGCGTATGTCCCGGTGAAGGCGGCGTCGGGGCGGGCCGCTGCGGCGTCGGCGGGGGCTCGGAGTCGTCGCGGCCCTCGGCCGGCTCGTGTGGCGTACCCGCCACCGTCCCGCGAACGCGGAGACCACCCTGGTTCTGGCCGTCCTCGGCCTGTCGGTCCTCGCGCTGCGCCGGCCGCCCTGTACCCGTGGCTCGACGTGCCCGTCCCCGCCGTGACACCGGCCGCCTTCGTGTCCCAGGGCGCCGCCGCGCCGCTCCCGACCGCGGCGCCGGCCGTCATCGGCGGACGGGACCTCGCGGCCCGCTGACCGACCGGTCTCAGTGGGGGAACGCCCGGGGCTGCCGCAGGACGGGAAGGCCGTCCCGGAACTCCTCGACGCGGGTGCTGATCTGGCGCATGAGGACGGTGTCCTCCAGCCGGTCCAGGTAGAGGTTGCGGCGGGCCAGCCCCACGGCGTCGACGCAGAAGTACAGCGCCATGAGCGGGTTCACGAACAGCTCGCTGTTCCGCGTCCGCTCGGTGAAGCGCACGTCGCCGAAGTCGCCGCGTACGGCGGCCGCGACCGAGCCGTTCACGATGCTCGGGTGGCCGGGGGTGGAGGCCTGGGCGTGGGCGACCGCGTCGAGGTAGAGGGTGCCCTCCGTGCTGTCGCGGGGGAGGGAGAACGCGCCGAGGTAGGCGCCGTCGCGGTCCAGCGCGGCCAGGTTCTCCAGGACCAGGGCGTGGTTGACGCCGTGATACGCGTCCACGCCGAAGCCCAGGCAGGCCACCAGCCGGTGCGGGACCTCGTCGAGGGCGCGCACGGCCGCCAGGCTGGCCATGTCCTCCTCCGGCGTGCCGAGGCCGTGCTCGTCGCCGCGCATCAGGATGTCCGTGCCGCCGTCGACCAGGACGACGGCGTCGATCCCGCCCAGGTGGTCCAGGAGGGCACGGTAGGCGTCCCGCAGGGGCTTCACGCCGGTCCGGGGGAAGGCATACACCGTGGCGGGCAGGCCGTGCCGGTCCAGCCAGGTTGCCAGGGTGTGTTCGGGAAAGTAGTCGCCGCGGGCCGGGGTGTCGGGGCGCACCGCCGCCACGTCCGGCTCCTGCCAGACCTCGGCGGGCAGCCCGTACAGGTCGGCGAAGGACAGGTTGGCCAGGTGGACGTCCTTGCCCGCAGACCGCAGGGCGAGCGCCAGCGGAAGGCCCGCGTACACGTCGAAGCCGCCGCCCGCACCCGCGACGAGTATCCGGTGTGCGTCGCGCAGCCGGGTGAAGAAGGGGGGTTCGTGGAGGGAGAACACCCCGGGACGCTAACAGGCGTCGATCATGCTGCCCAGCGGAATACCGGCAACTGCCGTGAGCCGCCCGTGAGGTGGGGTTCGGGAGCCTGTCAACAGCGCGAAGCGGCCCCCGAACCCTGCCCCTCGGACTACGCGCCGCTCTCCCGCAGCATGTCCTCGCGCTCGACGATCTTCACGCGCTCGCGGCCCTGCGGCTCGCCCAGCGCCTTCTCGGCGGCGTCCAGCTTGTACCAGCCCTCCCAGGTGGTGAAGCGGACCTCGCGCTCGGCGAGGAACGCGTCCACGGCCTCCGGCTCGGGCGAAGCAGGCGTGTGCAGACGGCCGTTGGCGTGATCGTCGAGAAGGTTGGACACGGTCTCGTTGGCGTCGCCCTTGGTGTGACCGATCAGACCGACCGGGCCGCGCCGGATCCAGCCGGTGACGTAGGTGGACTGCAGGTGCGCGCCGGACTCCTCGATGACCCGGCCGCCCTCGTCCGGGACGGTGCCCGAGTCGAGGTCCCAGGGCAGCTTCGGCAGCTTCTCGGAGAGGTAGCCGACGGCGCGGTAGATCGCCGTGACGTCCCAGTCCTTGAACTCGCCGGTGCCCTTGACGTTGCCCGTGCCGTCGAGGACGGTGCGCTCGGTGCGCAGGCCGACGACCTTGCCGTCCTCGCCGAGGATCTCCGAGGGCGACTCGAAGAAGTGGAGGAACAACTTGTGCGGGCGCTCGCCGACGTCGCGGATCGCCCAGTTCTCCAGCGTCTTGGCGACCATGTCGGCCTGCTTGTTGCCGCGCCGGGTCGCGATCGAGCCGTCGTCGTAGTCGATGTCCTCCGGGTCGACGATGACCTCGATGTTGGGGGAGTGGTCCAGCTCCCGCAGCTCCATCGGGGAGAACTTCGCCTGCGCCGGGCCACGGCGGCCGAAGACGTGGATCTCCAGCGCCTTGTTGGCCTTGAGGCCCTCGTAGACGTTCGCCGGGATCTCCGTGGGCAGCAGCTCGTCCGCCGTCTTGGCGAGCACGCGGGCCACGTCGAGGGCGACGTTGCCGACGCCCAGGACGGCGACCTTCTCGGCCTCCAGGGGCCAGGTGCGCGGCACGTCCGGGTGGCCGTCGTACCAGGAGACGAAGTCCGCGGCGCCGTAGGAGCCCTCCAGCTCGATGCCGGGGACCGACATCTCGCGGTCGGCCGTCGCGCCGGTCGAGAAGATCACGGCGTCGTAGAAGGCGCGCAGGTCGTCCAGGCTGATGTCGTTCGGGTAGTCGACGTTGCCGAAGAGGCGGATCTGCGGCTTGTCGAGGACCTGGTGCAGGGCCGTGATGATGCCCTTGATGCGCGGGTGGTCCGGGGCGACGCCGTAACGGATCAGGCCGAACGGGGCCGGCATGCGCTCGAAGAGATCGACGGAGACACCAGGGTCGGCGGCCACATCGGACTTGAGCAGCGCGTCGGCGGCGTAGATCCCGGCGGGGCCGGCTCCGACAATGGCTACCCGCAGGGGGCGGGGCATGATCAGGTTCCCTTCGAGTGGCGACAGATCGACTCGGGGGAAGCCTAAGCTGAGGCAAGCCTTACTCGGTACGCGGGTCCGGTCTATGGACTCATAACCATCATTTATGAGTAACCCGGGCGTCAACCCGCGTCACGGCAGCGGCTGTTCCGCCCAGATGACCTTGCCCTTCGGTGTGTAGCGGGTACCCCAGCGGTCGGTGAGCTGGGCCACGAGGAACAGTCCGCGCCCGCCCTCGTCCGTCATGGCCGCGTACCGCAGGTGCGGTGAGGTGCTGCTGCTGTCGGAGACCTCGCAGATCAGGGTCCGGTCGCGCAGCAGGCGGACGCCCACGGGCCCGCTGCCGTAGCGGATCGCGTTGGTGACCAGTTCGCTCAGGATCAGCTCCGTCGTGAACGACAGGTCCTCCAGGTCCCAGCGCGCCAGCTGCCGGACCACCGCCGCCCGCACCTCGCCCACCGCCGCCGGGTCCATCGGCACGTCCCACTCGGCGACCCGGTCCACGCCCAACGCCCGCGTGCGCGCCACGATCAGCGCGATGTCGTCGTTCGGGCGGGCCGGCAGCATCGCGTCCAGGACGGCCTGGCAGGTCTGCTCCGGCGAGCCGTCCGCGCTCGGCGCCAGGGCGGTGCGCAGCATTTCCAGACCCGTGTCTATGTCCCGCTCCCGGTCCTCCACCAGCCCGTCGGTGTACAGCACCAGCGAACTCCCCTCGGCCAGCTCCAGCTCGACCGTCTCGAACGGCAGCCCGCCCAGCCCCAGCGGAAGCCCGGCGGGCACGTCGGGGAACTCGACCCGGCCGTCGGGATGGACCAGCGCCGGCGGCGGATGCCCGGCGCGGGCGACGGTGCAGCGCCGGGCGACCGGATCGTAGATGGCGTACAGACACGTCGCCCCGGTGACGGGCGCGTTGAGGCCGTCCGCCGCCTCGTCCTGGTCGATCCGGGCCACCAGCTCGTCCAGCAGCACCAGAAGTTCCTCGGGCGCCAGGTCCAGGGCGGAGAAGTTGTGGACCGCGGTGCGCAGCCGCCCCATGGTGGCCGCCGCGTGGAGCCCGTGGCCCACCACGTCACCGACGACCAGCGCCACCCGGGCCCCGGACAGGGGCAGCACGTCGAACCAGTCACCGCCCACGCCCGCCTGGGCGGGCAGATAGCGGTAGGCGATGTCCAGGGCGTTCTGCTCGGGCAGGGTGCGCGGCAGCAGACTCCGCTGCAGCGTGACGGCCATGCCGTGCTCACGGGTGAAGCGGCGCGCGTTGTCGATGGAGATCGCGGCCCGCGCCACCAGCTCCTCCGCGAGCACCACCTCGTCCGGATCGAAGGGATCGGGCCGCTCAGAACGCCAGAAACTGACCACGCCCAGGATCAGCGCCCCGGCCCGCACGGGCACGGTGATCAGCGAGTGGATGCCGAACTCCACGACCTGCTCGGTCCGTTCGAGATCCTGGGCACGCCAGCCCGGAGACTGGGCGAGACGGGCCTCCAGGACCGCCCGCTCCCCGCCGAGACTGCGGGCCTGCGGGGCGGAGTCCACGAACCGGATCCGCTCGCCCACCGCGTACAGCGGCGCGCCCTTGCGGATCCCGCTCATCGCCGTGCGCCGCAGCGCGCCCCGTGCCCCCGGCTCCTCGCCGTCCAGGACGGCGTCGAACAGGTCGACGGTCGCGAAGTCCGCGAACCTCGGCACCGCCAGCTCCGTCAGCTCCTCCGCCGTCCGGGCCACGTCCAGGCTCGTCCCGATGGCCACCCCGGCCGCGTACAGCATGTCGAGGCGCTCGCGGGCCGCTTCCGCCCGGCCCGACAGGGCGCGCAGCTCCGTGGAGTCGCGCAGCGTGGCGACGCTGCCGGCCGGTCCGCCCGCCAGGTCGGTGGGCCGCTGGTTGATCGCCAGCAGCCGGTCCCCGACCAGGTGCACCTCGTCCGTGACCATCCGCCCGGAGGCCAGCAGTTCGGCCGTGTCCCGGTCCAGGCCCAGGTCGAGGACCTGCCGGCGCTCGGCGTCCGGGGGCAGGTCGAGCAGCCGCTGCGCCTCGTCGTTGGCGAGCAGCAGGTCGCCCTCGCCGCCGACGATGATCACCCCTTCCCGTACGGCGTGCAGCACGGCGTCGTGGTGCTCGTACATGCGGGTCATCTCGCGCGGTCCCAGCCCGTGCGTCTGACGCAGCAGCCGGCGGCTGACCAGCGCCGTGCTCGCCGTGGCCAGGGCGAGGGCCACGGCGGCGCTGGCGAGGACGAGCGGCAGCTGACGGTCGGCGGTGCCGCCGACGTGCGCGGTGGTGATGCCGGACGACACCAGCCCGACCACCCTCCCGTCGGCCGCCTTCACCGGTACGACGGCCTGGACCAGCCGGCCGATGGTCCCGTCGACCTCCTCGACCACGATGCCGCCGTCCAGCGCCGGCTGGATGGTCCCGACGAACTTCTTCCCGATGCGGTCCGGCTTGGGGTGGGTGTAGCGGATGCCGTCGGTGTTCATGACGACGAGGAAGTCCATCTCCGCGGCCTTGCGGGCGGCCTCGGCCCGGGGCTGGAGCACGGCCGTC
Coding sequences within it:
- a CDS encoding DUF1152 domain-containing protein, with the protein product MFSLHEPPFFTRLRDAHRILVAGAGGGFDVYAGLPLALALRSAGKDVHLANLSFADLYGLPAEVWQEPDVAAVRPDTPARGDYFPEHTLATWLDRHGLPATVYAFPRTGVKPLRDAYRALLDHLGGIDAVVLVDGGTDILMRGDEHGLGTPEEDMASLAAVRALDEVPHRLVACLGFGVDAYHGVNHALVLENLAALDRDGAYLGAFSLPRDSTEGTLYLDAVAHAQASTPGHPSIVNGSVAAAVRGDFGDVRFTERTRNSELFVNPLMALYFCVDAVGLARRNLYLDRLEDTVLMRQISTRVEEFRDGLPVLRQPRAFPH
- a CDS encoding FAD-dependent oxidoreductase; translation: MPRPLRVAIVGAGPAGIYAADALLKSDVAADPGVSVDLFERMPAPFGLIRYGVAPDHPRIKGIITALHQVLDKPQIRLFGNVDYPNDISLDDLRAFYDAVIFSTGATADREMSVPGIELEGSYGAADFVSWYDGHPDVPRTWPLEAEKVAVLGVGNVALDVARVLAKTADELLPTEIPANVYEGLKANKALEIHVFGRRGPAQAKFSPMELRELDHSPNIEVIVDPEDIDYDDGSIATRRGNKQADMVAKTLENWAIRDVGERPHKLFLHFFESPSEILGEDGKVVGLRTERTVLDGTGNVKGTGEFKDWDVTAIYRAVGYLSEKLPKLPWDLDSGTVPDEGGRVIEESGAHLQSTYVTGWIRRGPVGLIGHTKGDANETVSNLLDDHANGRLHTPASPEPEAVDAFLAEREVRFTTWEGWYKLDAAEKALGEPQGRERVKIVEREDMLRESGA
- a CDS encoding SpoIIE family protein phosphatase, which encodes MVRLLGRSDARPARRPRSLRVRRTPESALGGRSLAAQVFVLQVVIVLVLVVAAVVALLLQVRHDSTQEARNRSLAVAQTFANSPGMVEALDSPNPTAVLQPRAEAARKAAEMDFLVVMNTDGIRYTHPKPDRIGKKFVGTIQPALDGGIVVEEVDGTIGRLVQAVVPVKAADGRVVGLVSSGITTAHVGGTADRQLPLVLASAAVALALATASTALVSRRLLRQTHGLGPREMTRMYEHHDAVLHAVREGVIIVGGEGDLLLANDEAQRLLDLPPDAERRQVLDLGLDRDTAELLASGRMVTDEVHLVGDRLLAINQRPTDLAGGPAGSVATLRDSTELRALSGRAEAARERLDMLYAAGVAIGTSLDVARTAEELTELAVPRFADFATVDLFDAVLDGEEPGARGALRRTAMSGIRKGAPLYAVGERIRFVDSAPQARSLGGERAVLEARLAQSPGWRAQDLERTEQVVEFGIHSLITVPVRAGALILGVVSFWRSERPDPFDPDEVVLAEELVARAAISIDNARRFTREHGMAVTLQRSLLPRTLPEQNALDIAYRYLPAQAGVGGDWFDVLPLSGARVALVVGDVVGHGLHAAATMGRLRTAVHNFSALDLAPEELLVLLDELVARIDQDEAADGLNAPVTGATCLYAIYDPVARRCTVARAGHPPPALVHPDGRVEFPDVPAGLPLGLGGLPFETVELELAEGSSLVLYTDGLVEDRERDIDTGLEMLRTALAPSADGSPEQTCQAVLDAMLPARPNDDIALIVARTRALGVDRVAEWDVPMDPAAVGEVRAAVVRQLARWDLEDLSFTTELILSELVTNAIRYGSGPVGVRLLRDRTLICEVSDSSSTSPHLRYAAMTDEGGRGLFLVAQLTDRWGTRYTPKGKVIWAEQPLP
- a CDS encoding serine/threonine-protein kinase, yielding MSTGGPHRRVVDGRFELVERLGGGGMGLVWRAHDLALRRDVAVKEVRPPDPDLAEYDPEGARTLRERVLREARALARVHHPNVVTIHHIVDGGENTYPWIVMELVEGGSLQDRLQRGVMTPVEAARLGREVLSALRAAHAVGIEHRDVKPANVLLRPDGRPVLTDFGIAAVRESAGLTATGAVIGSPDFMAPERVSGKEGGPAADLWSLAMLLYVAVEGHHPLRRASTLATLAAVLGEDVPAPRRAGALTGVLTALLVRDPQARPDAAEVDRMLAAVTGNAPGPSTTQGAAFASGSAQQALPTSYPLAPPAAAVTLTPSQAGTPVRGRRARATAVTGAVVATALTGVLVWALLPDTKNDNTSSAPTPGPSVSQSARQASSGGSSGAPAAATVDLLSGNGVKTAVAKLTSAMGGTKVTSLVVYGEYAIADAPVDGHPKLYDRYIYRGGDVAVKDGPGGTVMSGAVPVDLNTYDWDAVPALLSRAAKSLGVPEPTSRYLTINPASTVFHSDPSMSVYLSDDYGSAYLRADVHARVIETHPRDDG